The genomic DNA tttaaagctgttctgcagcaatgaaggttgaatcagccttgaaagctggtgctactcattcctacaggtgttccaacttttcctGGTTACTTacaacagtattgttcatggattccatgatgttttttttcaactcaaattgcttattttttctatatgctttcatttcagagtgcaatgacacaacaaactgaataattttcagtaaaaaactggaaaaagtgtgttgttctaaaacctttgaccggtagtgtatacatatataaattaaatgaaatatatatctATGCATGAATATATAGAACAAAGTGCACACCTGCTGCTgtctccatgctaatgctacagtTAAATGCTTCCAATGATCCATGTTTATCAGTCATATACTTTCACTATTCATCAGTTGTTTTTggggcttttttttgttgttgttacatCTGTTGAAgtgacttatttatttatttagtgcaGAATGGTGAGGGCAGGAGAAGATCAGAGCGTTAAGATGCACAGATTATGTTTCTATTTCCTGCAGCACATTTTACCAACAGTCGCATCACAGGAAAATacgcttttattgtgaaatttgCACCTTTAGTCATCATTACATCCCACTatatagatataaatctattgtaataatgataacaaaaagGTTTGGATGTTTGTGTAAAAACTATTAAAGCTCAAAGCTTTCTATCGTTAATGATGGAGTGAATacttttgataataataatgatattgaTCCTGTAAATCTTTTTATTATGAAAGTGTGAGCAGGTGGTGAGGGAGCAGATTCTCACCTGAAATCCAAGCTTGTCACTCATGTTCTGATGAATCCACTGAGAATATGATCCCGCCTCCAGGAAACTgcaaaacacccacatttcttcttttcttcttcctttaaAACATCAGCTGGAGACGTGTTTGTCAGCACATATTTTAGTTCTATTTGTGAGGACGTTAATCCCCACAGGCTCAGCTCAGTGTGTCCAGGCTGCTGGGATTGATCCGCATTAGCTGGATTATTACAGCCACTGTCTGTCAGTAGAAGAGAGGAGGCTCCTCATCCAACCAAAGCATCCAACCACCCAAAGGAAAACATCCAACCAAAGGAAACCGTGCTGAGGATCAAACAGATCTTTAAAGTTAATCATTTACTATTTTACAACAGTGGAACTTtaagaaataatgtaaaaccCAAGCAGCAGAATGTGATGCAAGAAAAGAGAATATTTTActgggtaaaaaaataaatacatggatcaaatttaattaagaataaactaaaaatgtaatttcaaattgttatttcacatttgaacatttttgtcTGTTATACATTTTAGCCccaattttacatgtttttgcctaattttatgcatttctaaaaatttaaatgtttgcCTTGAAATCCCTAAATTCTAAACTTTTGTCTTCATTTCTTTTGTTTGAAATCTTTGCCTTTGCCTTGTTTTTCTtgagttttacatttttctcttaaataaatgaatacattaaaaaaaaaaattaatatttaaattgaaatgtaaACCCTACAATTGTTCTACATTTTTATCTTAAATTTGTTTTGAATttagttaaaataaatgaaatttatttttttagttaaaaaaaaccgATGTGATGCATAATCAGCGGCATTGAAGTCAAaaatagttgaaaaaaaaaatgtatgaattataattaaataaagtgaaattgtatttattatttcagtAAAACAATGTGATAAAAGACAAACTGCCCGGGCTGATGCTTAATTTCACTACAttgtagtaaaaataaaatgtaaagtaaaaagataaatagcaaaacatacaaaacaatgtaGGCCAACAGCTTAAaggtcaaaataaaaatatattatttatatattcctTCAAGACTTTAGattaagtgataaaaaaaaaataaatgaataagatGCATTAGtaaatccccttcaaaataaaagcacagactccatcttttgttttgctttttcacAATAAAGGTTCAGTAACAGCCATGAGCTCAtagagaaaacatttattacacatgaacatgtttaaatagagtgaaacaggaagtagagCAGCTGCTCTAGGGCACCTCCTGCTGGTTCTGATCCACGTACTGCTGCAGCAGGGCGGAGAGACGGGCCGGGTGGTGCCCCAGCATAGAGGCGGTCCGTGATGTCATCACCGTCAGACCGCTGACCAGCTCCCCTTGGACCACGGTCACTGACGGTAGTTTAGAGTAGGAGAGGACGCCCTGAGCACTGAGCAGCGTGTGGTCGATGCAGGCGCCTGAACAGAAAAGTGCGACATGTTGGCTCAGATTTAACACTCGTCTCAGATTCAGAATTTTGATCTACCATTTGGAAATTTTTgtcaaaaagttaaaaaattttGTTCCAAATTCTACATTTGTTTCAGATTTTtgtcttacatttttttttttttaatctcaaaatctAAATTTGTTTGAAGTTTTTAAGTGTCTAAATACTgtgttctttttaaaattaaaatgtatgtctAAAAGTTATATTTCAGCTccaattttacatttgtttcagattatgtcacattttaaaaaactttttttttttttcaaattttttattgtatcttaagtctcgattttttttttttgtttttttttaattaaacagttATCTAAAAGTTATAAATCTCAGCTccaattttacatttatttctgattttgaaTTTTAAATCCCACTTAAGAAATTGTCttggattttgttttaattctcaaaatcaaaattTGTTGGAAATTTTTAATTgtctttatttcagttttttttaattaatatttattttctaaaagttATACATTTTGGTTCCAATTTTACATTTATCTTCATTTTTCTTAGATGTCGAAATTGTTCTCAAAATTTAAATTTGAGGGGTTTTTTGCCTAAAAATTCCTAAATTCTAAATGTTTgtcttagatttaacatttttgtctttttttaatctttgcttaaattaataaattttaaattgtttgtcttgagtttgacattttcTCTTAAAATTCCAAAATTCTACATTTTTGTCTTAGATTTCAAAATGTGTCtcaaattttaaatttaagtcctagatttcttttaaattttcattttgttttgaatttagttttaaagtcttcttaaattctatttttttttttcctaaatgttaacattttgtcttaaattcttaatttttgtcCACTTTTTATTGTGATGTAAAAGCCTTTCAGCAGTGTGTGATGCCATCGTACCGAGCAGCGTTATCTGAGGACTCGCCCTCAGCGCCGATAACATCTCTTTGGCCTTTGGTTGGTCACTGACCAGGAGGATGGTCGGACCAATGAACAGAGGAGCCATGTTGGAGTAGGCCCCGCCCATCAGGAAAGAGCGTACCACCTGGAATAAAGAACAGGGATGGGTCAGTGTGATGTGGCATGGGGGGGCGGGGCCTACCTGGTCTGACCTGGTTGGGGAAGAACTTGACGCTGATCGCGTGGCGATGGAGGCGGTGCTTCAGCATCATCATGTCCTgtgcgctgctgctgctgttgtggGCCACGCCCACCATCCTGCTCTCCTCAAACGTCTTCCTCAGGCTCCTCATCATCAGCACCATCAGACCGCTGTCCTGTAGGCCAGCAGAGGGCAGCGTTACATCGCTGGGTCACTCCCCCCACAGCGAGGACCGACTAGTTTAGACTCAGTGTAAAGCTGTGAGCTGGTTGTGTTCAGGAG from Gouania willdenowi chromosome 19, fGouWil2.1, whole genome shotgun sequence includes the following:
- the mrpl10 gene encoding large ribosomal subunit protein uL10m, with translation MAATLCLRLRLPKQGWLLTNQSVRHGSKAVTRHRRPLHILKQKLLSVTEYIPPPRGPAPGAYPKETQHTVQEDSGLMVLMMRSLRKTFEESRMVGVAHNSSSSAQDMMMLKHRLHRHAISVKFFPNQVVRSFLMGGAYSNMAPLFIGPTILLVSDQPKAKEMLSALRASPQITLLGACIDHTLLSAQGVLSYSKLPSVTVVQGELVSGLTVMTSRTASMLGHHPARLSALLQQYVDQNQQEVP